A single Klebsiella variicola DNA region contains:
- the yjeJ gene encoding YjeJ family protein produces the protein MNNLIKGINTGTIMHEGHLLAIVLKVRNSDGIDECYTMQHTVIRDFLLITQNRLMAVMERLQKDGEKYKTVLIAESQALISQSPVMQQEDVECPDPAKRIMSIALKKDSETFTIIAALQSEQIVTLRFSNGQAEIILRAMIQALQNSGDKEAILHFSGTLDFIMLYDCELDESATMNYQHYSHDEWRKALFPNHVAILFSYHTDDGEKLLCGCIVKTYLNANDQQIQNVALRIMHLIPKFRGYNDKHQIKRTFMHDLPAEDGQTLSAEQGLKFLKNYYQETKVSLGIK, from the coding sequence TCTCAAAGTCCGCAATAGTGATGGCATTGATGAATGTTATACAATGCAGCATACGGTCATTCGTGATTTTTTATTAATTACGCAGAATAGACTAATGGCGGTAATGGAGCGACTGCAAAAAGACGGTGAAAAATATAAAACTGTTCTCATCGCGGAAAGCCAGGCTCTTATTAGTCAGTCACCAGTTATGCAACAGGAAGACGTCGAATGTCCCGATCCTGCAAAGCGCATCATGTCAATCGCTTTAAAGAAAGATAGTGAAACCTTTACCATCATCGCTGCTTTACAAAGCGAGCAAATTGTTACCTTACGCTTCAGTAATGGTCAGGCAGAGATCATATTACGCGCAATGATTCAGGCACTACAAAACTCCGGTGATAAAGAAGCGATTCTTCATTTCAGCGGAACCCTTGATTTTATTATGCTCTACGACTGCGAACTTGATGAAAGCGCGACCATGAATTATCAACACTATTCTCATGATGAATGGCGAAAGGCGTTATTTCCCAATCATGTCGCCATTCTGTTTAGCTACCACACCGATGATGGTGAGAAACTACTATGCGGATGTATCGTCAAGACCTACCTCAACGCTAACGATCAGCAAATTCAAAATGTTGCATTACGTATAATGCACCTTATACCTAAATTTCGCGGATATAACGATAAGCATCAGATAAAACGGACGTTTATGCATGACCTCCCTGCCGAAGATGGACAGACGTTATCGGCCGAACAAGGCTTAAAATTCCTGAAAAACTACTATCAGGAAACTAAAGTCTCTTTAGGGATTAAATAA
- a CDS encoding DUF4156 domain-containing protein, whose amino-acid sequence MQVKYLAGIVGAALLLAGCSSSNELTSAGQNVRFVQEKPGAECQLLGTATGKQSNWLSGQNGDEGGSMRGAANALRNQAAAMGGNVIYGVSSPTQNLLSSFVPTDSEMNGQVYKCPN is encoded by the coding sequence ATGCAGGTAAAATATTTAGCAGGGATTGTCGGCGCAGCCTTACTGTTGGCAGGTTGCAGTTCCAGCAATGAATTAACCTCTGCCGGCCAGAATGTGCGCTTCGTGCAGGAGAAGCCGGGCGCAGAGTGTCAGCTGTTAGGGACCGCGACGGGTAAACAGAGCAACTGGCTCTCCGGCCAGAATGGCGATGAGGGTGGTTCCATGCGCGGTGCGGCAAACGCCCTGCGCAACCAGGCGGCAGCGATGGGCGGAAACGTGATTTACGGCGTCAGCAGCCCGACGCAGAACCTGCTGTCGAGCTTTGTACCTACCGACAGCGAAATGAACGGCCAGGTTTATAAGTGCCCGAACTGA
- the groL gene encoding chaperonin GroEL (60 kDa chaperone family; promotes refolding of misfolded polypeptides especially under stressful conditions; forms two stacked rings of heptamers to form a barrel-shaped 14mer; ends can be capped by GroES; misfolded proteins enter the barrel where they are refolded when GroES binds), producing MAAKDVKFGNDARVKMLRGVNVLADAVKVTLGPKGRNVVLDKSFGAPTITKDGVSVAREIELEDKFENMGAQMVKEVASKANDAAGDGTTTATVLAQAIVNEGLKAVAAGMNPMDLKRGIDKAVIAAVEELKALSVPCSDSKAIAQVGTISANSDETVGKLIAEAMDKVGKEGVITVEDGTGLEDELDVVEGMQFDRGYLSPYFINKPDTGAVELESPFILLADKKISNIREMLPVLEAVAKAGKPLVIIAEDVEGEALATLVVNTMRGIVKVAAVKAPGFGDRRKAMLQDIATLTGGTVISEEIGMELEKATLEDLGQAKRVVINKDTTTIIDGVGEESAIQGRVAQIRKQIEEATSDYDREKLQERVAKLAGGVAVIKVGAATEVEMKEKKARVDDALHATRAAVEEGVVAGGGVALVRVAAKLAGLTGQNEDQNVGIKVALRAMEAPLRQIVSNAGEEPSVVANNVKAGDGNYGYNAATEEYGNMIDFGILDPTKVTRSALQYAASVAGLMITTECMVTDLPKGDAPDLGAAGGMGGMGGMGGMM from the coding sequence ATGGCAGCAAAAGACGTAAAATTCGGTAACGACGCTCGTGTAAAAATGCTGCGCGGCGTAAACGTACTGGCAGATGCAGTTAAAGTGACCCTGGGCCCGAAAGGCCGCAACGTGGTTCTGGACAAATCCTTCGGCGCGCCGACCATCACTAAAGATGGCGTTTCCGTTGCTCGTGAAATCGAACTGGAAGACAAGTTCGAAAACATGGGTGCGCAGATGGTGAAAGAAGTTGCCTCTAAAGCGAACGACGCGGCAGGCGACGGTACCACCACCGCAACCGTGCTGGCTCAGGCTATCGTGAACGAAGGCCTGAAAGCTGTTGCAGCAGGCATGAACCCGATGGATCTGAAACGTGGTATCGACAAAGCTGTCATTGCCGCCGTTGAAGAACTGAAAGCGCTGTCCGTACCGTGCTCTGACTCTAAAGCGATTGCTCAGGTTGGTACCATCTCCGCTAACTCCGACGAAACCGTCGGTAAACTGATCGCGGAAGCGATGGATAAAGTCGGTAAAGAAGGCGTGATCACCGTTGAAGACGGTACCGGTCTGGAAGACGAACTGGACGTAGTTGAAGGTATGCAGTTCGACCGCGGCTACCTGTCTCCGTACTTCATCAACAAGCCGGACACCGGTGCCGTTGAGCTGGAAAGCCCGTTCATCCTGCTGGCTGACAAAAAAATCTCCAACATCCGCGAAATGCTGCCGGTTCTGGAAGCCGTAGCGAAAGCTGGCAAACCGCTGGTTATCATCGCTGAAGACGTTGAAGGCGAAGCGCTGGCGACCCTGGTGGTTAACACCATGCGCGGCATCGTTAAAGTGGCTGCGGTGAAAGCACCGGGCTTCGGCGACCGTCGTAAAGCCATGCTGCAGGATATCGCTACCCTGACTGGCGGTACCGTTATCTCTGAAGAGATCGGTATGGAGCTGGAAAAAGCGACTCTGGAAGATCTGGGCCAGGCGAAACGCGTGGTTATCAACAAAGACACCACCACCATCATCGATGGCGTTGGCGAAGAGTCTGCAATCCAGGGCCGTGTAGCTCAGATCCGTAAGCAGATCGAAGAAGCGACCTCCGATTACGACCGTGAAAAACTGCAGGAACGTGTCGCTAAACTGGCTGGCGGCGTGGCAGTAATCAAAGTCGGTGCGGCTACCGAAGTTGAAATGAAAGAGAAAAAAGCACGCGTCGACGACGCCCTGCACGCAACCCGTGCTGCGGTTGAAGAAGGCGTGGTGGCTGGCGGCGGCGTAGCGCTGGTTCGCGTTGCGGCGAAACTCGCTGGCCTGACCGGTCAGAACGAAGATCAGAACGTCGGTATCAAAGTTGCGCTGCGCGCAATGGAAGCACCGCTGCGTCAGATCGTGTCCAACGCCGGTGAAGAGCCGTCTGTTGTTGCTAACAACGTGAAAGCTGGCGACGGTAACTACGGTTACAACGCAGCAACTGAAGAATACGGCAACATGATCGACTTCGGTATCCTGGACCCAACCAAAGTGACCCGTTCTGCTCTGCAGTACGCGGCATCCGTGGCTGGTCTGATGATCACCACCGAGTGCATGGTGACCGACCTGCCGAAAGGCGACGCGCCTGACTTAGGTGCTGCTGGCGGTATGGGCGGCATGGGCGGTATGGGCGGCATGATGTAA
- a CDS encoding co-chaperone GroES produces MSIRPLHDRVIVKRKEVETKSAGGIVLTGSAAAKSTRGEIIAVGKGRILENGTVQPLDVKVGDIVIFNDGYGVKSEKIDNEEVLIMSESDILAIVEA; encoded by the coding sequence ATGAGTATTCGTCCGTTACATGATCGTGTGATCGTCAAACGTAAAGAAGTTGAAACCAAATCTGCAGGCGGCATCGTTCTGACCGGTTCTGCGGCAGCTAAATCAACTCGTGGCGAAATCATCGCTGTCGGTAAAGGCCGCATTCTGGAAAACGGAACTGTGCAGCCGCTGGACGTTAAAGTTGGTGACATCGTGATTTTCAACGATGGCTACGGCGTGAAGTCTGAGAAGATCGACAACGAAGAAGTGCTGATCATGTCCGAAAGCGACATCCTGGCAATTGTTGAAGCGTAA
- the yjeH gene encoding L-methionine/branched-chain amino acid transporter, with product MSGLKQELGLGQGVGLLSTSLLGTGVFAVPALAALVAGDNSLWAWPLLILLVFPIAIVFALLGRHFPSAAGVAHFVDMAFGPRLASVTGWLFLSVIPVGLPAALHIATGFGQALFGWHDAQLLLAELGTLAIVWWIGSRGASSSANLQTLVAVLIVALIVAVWWRGGISSAQIPFPALTEIDHGQLFSALSVMFWCFVGLEAFAHLASEFKHPERDFPRALMIGLLLAGSVYWACTVLVLHFHAFGEEMAAAASLPNIVVRLFGVEALWVACVIGYLACFASLNIYIQSFARLVWSQAQHKPESYLARLSPRQIPRNALNAVLGSCVVSTLCIYLLDINLDALIVYANGIFIMIYLLCMLAGCRLLRGRYRLLAVVGSILCLLLLAMVGWKSLYALVMLAGLWLFLPRRKLATGSV from the coding sequence ATGAGTGGTTTAAAACAGGAGTTGGGACTGGGACAGGGAGTCGGATTACTTTCCACCTCATTGCTGGGTACCGGCGTCTTCGCCGTCCCGGCGCTGGCGGCGCTGGTCGCTGGCGATAACAGTCTGTGGGCATGGCCGCTGCTCATTCTCCTTGTTTTCCCGATTGCCATCGTCTTTGCCCTGCTGGGCCGCCATTTTCCCAGCGCGGCCGGCGTGGCCCACTTTGTCGATATGGCATTTGGCCCACGTCTGGCCAGCGTCACCGGCTGGCTGTTTTTATCCGTTATCCCGGTCGGACTCCCCGCCGCGCTGCACATCGCCACCGGCTTCGGCCAGGCGCTGTTCGGCTGGCATGATGCGCAGCTACTGTTGGCGGAGCTGGGCACCCTGGCCATCGTCTGGTGGATCGGTTCGCGTGGCGCCAGCTCCAGCGCCAACCTGCAGACGCTGGTTGCCGTGCTGATTGTGGCGCTGATCGTCGCCGTCTGGTGGCGTGGCGGGATAAGCTCGGCGCAGATCCCCTTCCCCGCCCTGACGGAGATCGACCATGGTCAGCTCTTCTCCGCGCTATCGGTCATGTTCTGGTGCTTTGTCGGTCTGGAAGCTTTTGCTCACCTGGCCTCGGAGTTTAAACATCCCGAGCGTGACTTCCCCAGGGCGCTGATGATAGGCCTGCTGCTTGCCGGTTCGGTCTACTGGGCCTGTACCGTGCTGGTGCTGCACTTCCACGCCTTTGGCGAGGAGATGGCGGCGGCGGCGTCACTACCGAACATCGTGGTCCGTCTGTTCGGTGTCGAAGCGCTGTGGGTGGCCTGCGTCATCGGCTATCTCGCCTGTTTCGCCAGCCTCAACATCTATATTCAAAGCTTCGCCCGCCTGGTCTGGTCGCAGGCGCAGCATAAGCCCGAAAGCTACCTCGCACGGCTGTCGCCACGGCAGATCCCGCGCAATGCCCTCAACGCCGTGCTGGGCTCCTGCGTGGTCAGCACCCTGTGTATCTATTTGCTCGATATCAATCTGGACGCGCTGATCGTCTATGCCAACGGCATTTTCATCATGATCTATCTGCTGTGCATGCTGGCAGGCTGTCGTTTGCTGCGCGGGCGCTATCGGCTATTGGCGGTGGTGGGCAGCATTCTCTGTCTGCTGCTGCTGGCGATGGTCGGCTGGAAGAGTCTGTACGCGCTGGTGATGCTGGCGGGGCTGTGGCTGTTTTTACCCAGGCGCAAGCTGGCGACAGGTAGCGTGTAA
- a CDS encoding FxsA family protein — MRWIPFIAFFLYVYIEISIFIQVAHVLGVFMTLILVIFSSVVGMSLVRNQGFKNFLLMQQKMAAGESPAAEMIKSVSLIIAGLLLLLPGFFTDFLGLLLLLPPVQKHLTMKLMPHLRFSRMPGGGFSAGTGGGETFEGEFQRKDEQRDRLDHKDDPRD; from the coding sequence GTGCGTTGGATTCCGTTTATTGCCTTTTTTCTTTACGTTTACATTGAGATATCGATCTTTATTCAGGTCGCGCACGTGCTGGGCGTCTTTATGACCCTAATCCTGGTGATCTTTAGCTCGGTGGTAGGGATGTCGCTGGTGCGTAACCAGGGCTTCAAAAATTTCCTGCTGATGCAGCAGAAGATGGCCGCAGGCGAGAGCCCGGCGGCGGAGATGATCAAGAGCGTTTCACTGATTATTGCCGGTCTGCTGCTGTTGCTCCCGGGGTTCTTTACCGACTTCCTTGGCCTGCTGCTGTTACTGCCGCCGGTGCAGAAGCACCTGACGATGAAGCTGATGCCGCATCTGCGCTTCAGCCGGATGCCGGGCGGCGGCTTTAGCGCCGGAACTGGCGGCGGTGAGACCTTCGAAGGGGAATTCCAGCGTAAGGATGAGCAGCGCGATCGTCTGGACCATAAGGACGATCCCCGCGATTAA
- the aspA gene encoding aspartate ammonia-lyase, translated as MLNNIRIEEDLLGTREVPADAYYGVHTLRAIENFYISNSKISDIPEFVRGMVMVKKAAALANKELQTIPKSAANAIIAACDEVLNNGKCMDQFPVDVFQGGAGTSVNMNTNEVLANIGLELMGHQKGEYQYLNPNDHVNKCQSTNDAYPTGFRIAVYASILKLIDAIKQLGEGFQAKAVEFQDILKMGRTQLQDAVPMTLGQEFHAFNVLLNEETKSILRTAELLLEVNLGATAIGTRLNTPDGYQQLAVQKLAEVSNLPVVPAEDLIEATSDCGAYVMVHSSLKRLAVKLSKICNDLRLLSSGPRAGLNEINLPELQAGSSIMPAKVNPVVPEVVNQVCFKVIGNDTTVTMASEAGQLQLNVMEPVIGQAMFESIHILTNACYNLLEKCVNGITANKAVCEGYVYNSIGIVTYLNPFIGHHNGDIVGKICAETGKSVREVVLERGLLTAAELDDIFSAQNLMHPAYKAKRYTDESEQ; from the coding sequence ATGTTAAACAACATTCGTATCGAAGAAGATCTGTTGGGCACCAGGGAAGTTCCCGCGGACGCTTACTACGGCGTTCATACTCTGCGAGCGATTGAAAACTTCTACATTAGCAACAGCAAAATCAGCGACATACCAGAATTCGTGCGCGGCATGGTGATGGTGAAGAAAGCCGCCGCGCTGGCGAACAAGGAGCTGCAGACCATTCCCAAAAGCGCGGCAAATGCGATTATCGCCGCCTGTGACGAAGTCCTCAATAACGGCAAATGCATGGACCAGTTCCCGGTCGATGTCTTCCAGGGCGGGGCCGGCACCTCCGTAAACATGAACACCAACGAAGTCCTGGCGAACATCGGCCTCGAGCTGATGGGCCATCAGAAAGGCGAATACCAGTACCTGAACCCAAACGATCACGTCAACAAATGCCAGTCCACCAACGATGCCTACCCGACCGGATTCCGCATCGCGGTGTATGCCTCCATCCTGAAGTTAATCGATGCGATTAAACAGCTGGGCGAAGGCTTCCAGGCGAAAGCCGTGGAGTTCCAGGACATTCTCAAAATGGGCCGCACCCAGCTGCAGGACGCGGTGCCGATGACCCTCGGCCAGGAGTTCCATGCCTTCAATGTGCTGCTTAATGAAGAGACCAAAAGTATTCTGCGCACTGCGGAGCTGCTGCTGGAGGTGAACCTCGGCGCCACCGCCATCGGTACACGCCTCAACACCCCGGACGGCTATCAACAGCTGGCGGTGCAGAAGCTGGCGGAAGTGAGCAACTTACCGGTCGTTCCGGCGGAAGATCTGATTGAAGCCACCTCGGACTGCGGGGCGTACGTCATGGTTCACAGCTCGCTAAAACGCCTGGCGGTGAAACTGTCCAAGATCTGTAACGACCTGCGCCTGCTCTCTTCCGGTCCACGCGCAGGCCTCAACGAAATCAACCTGCCGGAGCTGCAGGCGGGTTCCTCTATTATGCCGGCGAAGGTTAACCCGGTAGTGCCGGAGGTGGTCAACCAGGTCTGCTTTAAAGTCATCGGCAACGACACCACGGTGACCATGGCCTCCGAAGCCGGGCAGCTGCAGCTGAACGTGATGGAGCCGGTGATCGGCCAGGCGATGTTCGAATCCATACATATCCTGACCAACGCCTGCTACAACCTGCTGGAGAAATGCGTTAACGGCATCACCGCCAATAAAGCGGTATGTGAAGGCTACGTCTACAACTCAATCGGCATCGTCACCTACCTCAACCCGTTTATCGGCCACCACAATGGCGATATCGTCGGCAAGATCTGCGCCGAAACCGGCAAGAGCGTGCGGGAAGTGGTGCTGGAGCGTGGGCTGCTGACGGCAGCGGAGCTGGATGATATTTTCTCCGCGCAAAACCTGATGCATCCTGCTTATAAAGCGAAGCGTTATACCGATGAAAGCGAACAGTAA
- a CDS encoding anaerobic C4-dicarboxylate transporter — protein sequence MFGAELVIVLLAIYLGARLGGIGIGFAGGLGVLVLTLIFQIKPGAIPFDVIEIIMAVIAAIAAMQVAGGMDYLVSLAERMLRRHPKYITFLAPLVTWFMTVLAGTGHTAFSTLPVITEVAKEQGIRPSRPLSIAVVASQIAITASPISAAVVFFAGILEPLGVSYLTLLAICIPVTLLAVMLTAIVCNFLGCELKDDPIYQERLAKGEVRLRGSQVFELKPHAKRSVLLFLIGIVAVMFYATAISDTVGLIKNPVLPRNEAIVVFMLTIATLISITCKIDTGEVLNASTFKSGMSACVCVLGVAWLGDTFVKAHISDIQAVAGDLLHNYPWLLAVVLFFAATLLYSQAATTKALMPAALLLGVSPLTAIASFAAVSALFVLPTYPTLLAAVEMDDTGSTRIGKYVFNHAFLIPGVIAITLCVILGFIFGGIML from the coding sequence ATGTTTGGTGCAGAACTGGTTATTGTCCTGCTGGCGATTTATCTCGGCGCCAGGCTCGGCGGCATTGGTATCGGCTTTGCCGGTGGCCTTGGCGTCCTTGTCCTGACGCTTATTTTTCAAATCAAACCGGGTGCGATCCCCTTCGACGTTATTGAAATCATCATGGCGGTCATCGCCGCTATCGCCGCCATGCAGGTCGCCGGCGGGATGGATTACCTGGTCAGCCTCGCCGAACGGATGCTGCGCCGCCACCCGAAGTACATTACCTTCCTTGCCCCGCTGGTGACCTGGTTTATGACCGTACTCGCCGGCACCGGCCATACCGCCTTCTCCACGCTGCCGGTGATCACCGAAGTGGCCAAAGAGCAAGGCATTCGCCCATCTCGTCCGCTGTCGATTGCGGTCGTGGCCTCTCAGATAGCGATCACCGCCTCGCCTATCTCCGCGGCGGTGGTGTTCTTTGCCGGGATCCTTGAGCCGCTGGGCGTTAGCTACCTGACGCTGCTGGCCATCTGTATTCCGGTCACCCTGCTGGCGGTAATGCTCACCGCGATTGTTTGCAACTTCCTCGGCTGCGAACTGAAAGACGATCCCATTTACCAGGAGCGGCTGGCCAAGGGGGAAGTTAGACTGCGCGGCAGCCAGGTGTTTGAGCTGAAGCCGCACGCCAAACGCTCTGTCCTCCTGTTTTTGATCGGCATCGTGGCGGTGATGTTCTACGCCACGGCCATCAGCGATACCGTCGGCCTGATTAAGAACCCGGTGCTGCCGCGTAACGAAGCGATCGTGGTGTTTATGCTGACCATCGCCACCCTGATTAGCATCACCTGCAAAATCGACACTGGCGAAGTGCTCAACGCCAGCACCTTTAAATCCGGGATGAGCGCCTGCGTCTGCGTCCTCGGCGTCGCCTGGCTGGGCGATACCTTCGTTAAAGCGCACATCAGCGATATCCAGGCCGTGGCCGGCGACCTGCTGCACAATTACCCATGGCTGCTGGCGGTGGTGCTGTTCTTCGCCGCCACGCTGCTCTACTCACAGGCAGCCACCACCAAGGCGCTGATGCCCGCCGCGCTGCTGCTCGGCGTCAGCCCGCTGACGGCGATCGCCTCGTTTGCCGCCGTCTCGGCACTGTTCGTCCTGCCAACCTATCCGACCCTGCTGGCGGCGGTGGAGATGGACGACACCGGCTCGACGCGCATCGGCAAATACGTCTTTAACCACGCCTTCCTGATCCCCGGCGTTATCGCTATCACGCTGTGCGTGATCCTGGGCTTTATCTTTGGCGGGATTATGCTGTAA
- the cutA gene encoding divalent cation tolerance protein CutA — MTTPDAVVVLCTAPDEATAQDLAAKALADKLAACATLLPGATSLYYWEGKLEQEYEVQMLLKTDLAHQQALLDCLKSHHPYQTPELLVLPVIHGDNDYLSWLTASLR, encoded by the coding sequence ATGACTACGCCTGATGCTGTTGTTGTGCTCTGTACCGCGCCGGATGAAGCGACCGCCCAGGATCTGGCGGCAAAAGCGCTGGCGGACAAGCTGGCCGCCTGTGCCACGCTGCTGCCGGGCGCCACCTCGCTCTATTACTGGGAAGGGAAACTCGAGCAGGAGTATGAAGTTCAGATGCTGCTCAAAACCGACCTTGCCCATCAGCAGGCGCTGCTGGATTGCCTGAAGTCTCACCACCCGTATCAAACCCCTGAACTGCTGGTTCTACCCGTCATTCATGGAGACAACGATTACCTCTCATGGCTTACCGCATCATTACGCTGA
- a CDS encoding protein-disulfide reductase DsbD, whose translation MAYRIITLILLLCSTSATAGLFDAPGRSNFVSADQAFAFDFQQQQHDVNLSWQIKDGYYLYRQQFTFRAAGATIDEPALPAGEWHQDEFYGKSEIFRQRLTVPVTVKQAKKDASLTVTWQGCADAGFCYPPETKVIPLSAVLATSADGQATAIEPMPSTSSRPAFNPPLPVEPRPAPELATSPAPAAVPPADTPARLPFTALWALLIGIGIAFTPCVLPMYPLISGIVLGGKQRLSTARALLLAFIYVQGMALTYTALGLVVAAAGLQFQAALQHPYVLAGLSVVFILLALSMFGLFTLQLPSSLQTRLVLLSNKRQGGSPGGVFAMGAIAGLICSPCTTAPLSAILLYIAQSGNLWLGGGTLYLYALGMGLPLILVTVFGNRLLPKSGPWMSHVKTAFGFVILALPVFLLERIVGDPWGLRLWSMLGVAFFSWAFITSLGATRPWMRLVQIILLAAALVSARPLQDWAFGAPAVEQQAHLTFTRVNSVAELNQALAQAKGQPVMLDLYADWCVACKEFEKYTFSSPDVQQALKGTVLLQIDVTKNSPQDVALLKHLQVLGLPTILFFNAEGQEQPERRVTGFMDAAAFSAHLRDWQA comes from the coding sequence ATGGCTTACCGCATCATTACGCTGATCCTGCTGCTGTGCAGCACGTCAGCCACCGCCGGGTTATTCGACGCGCCGGGGCGCTCGAACTTCGTGTCTGCTGACCAGGCCTTCGCCTTTGACTTTCAGCAGCAACAGCACGATGTCAACCTGAGCTGGCAAATCAAGGATGGTTACTATCTTTATCGTCAACAGTTTACCTTTCGCGCCGCCGGGGCGACGATCGACGAACCGGCGCTCCCGGCAGGAGAGTGGCATCAAGATGAGTTTTACGGCAAAAGCGAGATTTTCCGCCAGCGCCTGACCGTGCCGGTCACGGTGAAGCAGGCGAAGAAAGACGCCTCCCTCACCGTCACCTGGCAGGGCTGCGCCGATGCCGGATTCTGTTATCCACCGGAAACCAAAGTGATCCCGCTGAGCGCAGTGCTGGCGACTTCTGCCGACGGCCAGGCAACCGCCATCGAGCCCATGCCGTCGACGAGCAGCCGTCCGGCGTTCAACCCGCCGCTGCCGGTTGAGCCGCGACCGGCCCCGGAGCTCGCCACATCACCTGCGCCTGCCGCAGTGCCGCCTGCAGACACGCCTGCCCGCCTGCCCTTTACGGCGCTGTGGGCGCTGCTGATAGGTATTGGTATCGCCTTCACCCCCTGCGTGCTGCCGATGTACCCGCTGATTTCCGGCATTGTGCTGGGCGGAAAGCAGCGGCTTTCCACCGCGCGCGCCCTGCTGCTGGCCTTTATTTACGTCCAGGGGATGGCCTTAACCTACACCGCGCTGGGGCTGGTGGTGGCCGCCGCCGGTCTGCAGTTCCAGGCGGCCCTGCAGCACCCGTATGTCCTGGCGGGACTGTCGGTGGTATTTATTCTGCTGGCGCTCTCCATGTTCGGCCTGTTCACGCTCCAGTTGCCCTCCTCGCTGCAGACGCGGCTGGTGCTGCTCAGCAATAAGCGCCAGGGCGGCTCGCCCGGTGGCGTTTTCGCGATGGGCGCCATTGCCGGACTGATCTGCTCCCCATGCACCACCGCGCCGCTGAGCGCCATCCTGTTGTATATCGCCCAGAGCGGTAATCTGTGGCTGGGCGGCGGCACGCTGTACCTCTACGCGCTGGGCATGGGCCTGCCATTGATCCTCGTCACCGTATTTGGCAACCGTCTGCTGCCGAAGAGCGGCCCGTGGATGAGCCATGTGAAGACCGCCTTCGGGTTCGTGATCCTGGCTCTGCCCGTTTTCCTGCTGGAGCGCATTGTCGGCGACCCGTGGGGATTACGTCTGTGGTCAATGCTCGGTGTCGCCTTCTTCAGCTGGGCGTTTATCACCTCGCTGGGCGCTACCCGACCGTGGATGCGGCTGGTACAAATCATCCTGCTTGCTGCCGCGCTGGTCAGCGCGCGGCCCCTGCAGGACTGGGCATTTGGCGCCCCGGCAGTCGAGCAGCAGGCGCATCTGACGTTCACCCGCGTCAACTCGGTTGCCGAGCTTAACCAGGCGCTGGCGCAGGCAAAAGGCCAACCGGTGATGCTCGATCTTTACGCCGACTGGTGCGTGGCGTGCAAAGAGTTTGAAAAATACACCTTTAGTTCACCTGACGTGCAGCAGGCGCTGAAAGGCACCGTGTTATTACAGATTGATGTGACGAAGAACAGCCCGCAAGACGTCGCGCTGCTGAAACACCTGCAGGTGCTCGGTCTGCCGACGATCCTGTTCTTCAACGCTGAGGGTCAGGAACAGCCTGAGCGGCGAGTCACCGGCTTTATGGATGCCGCGGCATTCAGCGCCCATTTGCGCGATTGGCAAGCGTGA
- a CDS encoding transcriptional regulator has protein sequence MLREDVLAEAIKILEIEGIANTSLEMVAERVSCPTSDLKRFWPDREALLYDALRYLSQQVDAWRRQLLLDDTLSAEQKLLARYAALTTCVSNHRYPGCLFIAACTFYPDPQHPIHQLAEQQKQASLAYTHELLTQLEVDDPEMVAKQMELIVEGCLSRLLIKRSQTDVDTARRLAEDILRFAQCRMGGALT, from the coding sequence GTGCTACGTGAAGACGTCCTGGCAGAAGCCATTAAAATTCTTGAAATTGAAGGTATCGCCAACACGTCGCTGGAGATGGTCGCTGAGCGCGTGTCCTGTCCGACGAGCGACCTGAAACGCTTCTGGCCCGATCGCGAGGCACTGCTGTACGACGCGCTTCGCTATCTGAGCCAGCAGGTGGATGCCTGGCGCCGACAGTTGCTGCTGGACGACACCTTAAGCGCAGAGCAAAAGCTGCTGGCACGCTATGCCGCACTCACCACCTGCGTTAGCAACCACCGCTACCCCGGCTGTCTGTTTATCGCCGCCTGCACCTTCTATCCCGATCCCCAGCACCCCATTCACCAGCTGGCGGAACAGCAGAAGCAGGCTTCGCTGGCCTATACTCATGAGCTGCTGACTCAGTTGGAGGTGGATGACCCGGAAATGGTCGCTAAACAGATGGAGCTGATCGTCGAGGGCTGCCTGAGCCGTCTGCTGATCAAGCGTAGCCAGACGGATGTGGATACGGCCCGGCGGCTGGCAGAAGATATTCTGCGCTTCGCCCAGTGTCGTATGGGCGGCGCCTTAACCTGA